The DNA window GGTCGGACCTGTTCCAGGGGCTGGTCATGCTGGCCGGTCTGCTGTTGCTGCCGATCGCCGCCCTGATCGTGCTGAGGAGCGGGACGAACCCGACTCCGCTGTCCGCCATTTTCTTTGGCGACCTGCTGCCGCACACCGGCGACGGGTGGCTGTCGACCGCGACGATGATCGGCTATCTGGCGATTGGGCTGGGGTTTCTGGGATCGCCGCAAGTGTTTGTGCGGTTCATGTCGATTCGCGACGAACAGGAGATCCTTTCCGGCCGCTGGGTGGCGATCGTGTTCACGATTCTGACCGACGGCGGGGCCGTGCTGGCAGGCATGTGCGGCCGCGTGCTGGTCGAGCAAATACAGCCCGGCGTGGAGCTGTTTGGCGAGGGAAACGTGCTGGGAAAAAGCGGACAGCTCGTCCTGCCGGTAATGGTCGAGCAGCTTTTTCCCGCGATGATCGTGGGCGGGTACGTGGCGGCCGTGCTCGCCGCCAGCATGTCGACGATCGACTCGCTGCTGGTCGTGGCTTCCAGCGCGGTGACGCACGACATGATTGAATCTTCGACCACCCGCAAGCCGACGGCGGGGCAGTTGAACTGGCTGTCCCGCGGCGTGACCCTGGCGCTGGCGCTGGTCGCCCTGGGGATTGCGATGGGGGTCGCGGTGCTGGTTCCTGGCAGGTCGGTGTTCTGGTTTGTTATCTTTGGCTTTTATGGCATTGCCGCATCGTTCTGCCCTTTGACGGTGCTGGCGTTATTCTGGCCGCGTTACAACGCCCCCGGCGCCGTGGCGTCGATGTTCACCGGTTTTCTGTCGATCCCGCTATTCAAGTTCGCCGTCCCCCACCTGCCGGTCGTCGGGCCCTGCTTCGTCAGGATCGAAGAGATGCTGCCTTCGTTCCTTTTGGCGCTGGCCGCCGGCGTGGTGGTGACGCTGCTCACCAGTCACAAGGCGACCGACGACAATCGTCCCGCCTGACCCGCATGTCGCCGAAGTCGCCAGACTTTGGAGCGAGTCTTCAGGGCTGTGGGAGACGCGATCAGCCTCTGGCGAGTTCGGCTACGGCCTTCCATGCATGTGACGGATTACTGAAACCCAATCGGAGGGGATCGGGCGAAAACCGGCTGGAAACGCACCGGCGATCGCACATCCGCCGGCGGTTTACGCTATCCGTCGGGACGGCATGCGATATAATAGGAGGAAGGTGCTGCCCGTTGCACGCCTTGAATCTTCGTATCCTTGCCTTAGGAAGGACGCAATGCCTTTATTGCCTGTCGCCGCCCGCCCTCTTCATCGTCGACATTTTCTGCGTGGAGCCGGCGCTGTTTTGAGCCTGCCGTTGCTGGAAGCAATGACCGGTTCGCTGGCAAAGGCCGATCAGGGCAAAGCGCCGAAGCGAACGGTGGCGTTTTGCGCTACGCTCGGTTTTCACGGGCCGGCATTGTATCCCGAGCAGGCAGGCCGCGATTATCAGTTGACGCCATACCTGGAAGAGCTGAAAGATCACCGGAACGACCTGACGGTGATCTCCGGTCTGTCGCACCCGGAGCAGCAGGGAAATAACGGCCATGCTTCCGAGCTGACCTGGCTGACCTCGGCCCAGCGTCCGGGTCTGGCGGGCTTCAAGAATACGATCTCGATCGATCAGTTGATCGCCAATCAGATCGGGCTGGAGACACGTTTTCCGTACCTGGCGCTCTCTTCAAACGGGCGTTCCATGTCGTGGACCTCGACCGGCGTGGAGATCCCGGGCGAAGGCTCGCCGTCGCGCGTGTTCAATGCGCTTTTTGTGCGCGGCACCGATGCCGAAGTGGCGAAAGAAACCCGACGCTTGACGCGCGGACGCAGCATCCTGGATACGGTCAACGACGACGCCCAGCGTCTGCACTCCACCCTCGGCCAGCAGGACCGGTACAAGCTGGACGAATACCTGGCCGCCGTTCGCGACCTGGAACTGCGACTGCAGCAAACCCAGGGCTGGGCCAAACAGCCCAAGCCGAAAGTCGACGCCGAACCGCCCACCGACATCACCAACCGGAACGACGCCATCGGCCGGCAGAAACTGCTGTCGGACATGATCGTGCTGGCCCTGCAGACCGACTCCACGCGAACGATCACTTTCCAGCTGAGCGGTTTGAACTCCGTGCCGGAAATCCCAGGCGTGCAGAACGACTGGCACAACCTGTCGCACCACGGCAAGGACCCTGCCAAAATCGAGGAGCTCAAGATCGTCGAAGCGGCCGAGTTTGCCGCCTTTGGCGAGTTCCTGGGCAAGCTGAAAGCGGTCAAAGAATATGACGGCAACCTGCTGGATAACACGGCCGTGCTGTTTGGCTCCAACCTGGGGAACGCCAGCGCCCACGACTGGCATAACGTGCCGGTAGTGCTGGCCGGCGGCGGTTACCGCCATGGGGCCCACCTGGCGCACGACCCCAAAAACAACAAGCCGCTGGCCAACCTGTTTGTGTCGCTCGCCCAGCGCGTGGGCGTCGAGATCGACTCCTTTGGCAGCAGCGATTCCGCCGGCATCAACGGCCTGGAACTGGGCTAAAGGCGATCGGACGAGACATTCCCCGTTATACCCAGCCTGGCGTGAGGTAAAACCTCCTACGCCAGGCCGATTGGCGCCGCTGGCTGTTACTTTCCCGAATACAGCACAGGGCAAACGTCAAACCAGTTGCGTCCCTGCTGATCGAGCCAGTCGATGGAGGCTTCAGGCCCCCACAATCCGGTCGGATACGTCATGAGTTCCGGCCCGGCGCCGGACTGCCACGCTTCCTGGATCGGGTCGATCACGCCCCAGGCCAGCTCGACTTCGTCGCTCCGGGCAAACAGGCTCGCATCCCCGTTAAAGCAGTCCAGCAGCAGACGCTGGTATGCGTCCGGCATCGCCTTGTCAAACTCGCGATCGAAGAGCAGCTCCATGTCGGTCGTCAGCAGTTTCATGCCGGCGTCGGGCGCCTTGCTCTGCAGTTCCAGCTGGATCCCTTCGGCCGGCTGGATCTGAATCACCAGGCGGTTGGCGTCGATCTTTCGCTGGTTCGCCTGGCGGAACATCATCACCGGCGGTTCGCGGAACTGGATCACAATTTGCGTGGTCCGGCAGCTCATCGCCTTGCCGCTGCGCAGGTAAAACGGCACACCATTCCAGCGCCAATTATCAATGTGCAGCTTGATGGCGCCATAGGTCGCGGTCGTACTGTCGGGCGGGGCGCCTTTTTCCTGCAGGTAGCCGTCGTACTGTCCCCTGAGCGTATCGCGGGCGATGTCTTCGACACTCAGCTTGCGGATCGCGCGGAGCGTTTTCACTTTCTCGTCGCGGACCATGGTCGACTCAAAGCGGGCCGGCGCTTCCATGGCCGTAATCATCAGCAGCTGGAGCAGGTGATTCTGGAACATGTCGCGGAGCACGCCGGCCGTGTCGTAATAGCCGGCCCGCGAGCCGACGACGACCTCTTCGGCCACGGTGATCTGCACGTGGTCGACGTAGTTCCGGTTCCACAGCGGTTCAAAAATGGTGTTGGCGAACCGCAGCACAAACATGTTCTGCACGGTCTCTTTGCCCAGGTAATGGTCGATGCGATAGACCTGGTCTTCCTGGAACACGGCGTGAATATCGGCGTTCAGTTGCTCGGCCGTTTTCCGGTCAACGCCGAACGGTTTTTCGATAATCACCCGGCGGGGGCCGCAATCTTCCTTCGCCAGGCCGGCGGCGCCCAGGTTGGCGATCGCCGCCGAGTACAGCCGCGGCGAAGTCGACAGGTAATAGATCCGCGAGCAGTCGTCGCCCGATTCTTTCTCGTCGAGAAAGTCGCGCAGCTTGTCAAAATCGGCAGGCGTATTGATGTCGCCCGCCAGATAGAAGATCTGCTGCGAAAACTTCTGCCAGGCTTCTTCGCTAAAGGAAGAGCCGACAAATTTCTTCGTCGATTCGGCAAGCGAACTCCGCCATTCCTCGTGGCTGAACTCACTGCGCGACACGCCGACAATGCGGGTGTCTTCCGGCAAGCGATCTTTGGCAAACAGGGAATACAGGGCGGGAATCAGCTTCCGGCTGGTCAAGTCGCCGGAAGCTCCAAAAATGACAATGCTATGCGACATGCGCTCCATCCCAAAAATAGTCGACGTTGCAGATCCCAGGACCCCAGAATAACAGCAGGTTAGAAATACCAGAACCAGGGCATCATGCCAGGCACTACCAGAAACGCTGGCGACAACACCATTCCGCTGGACGGCATGCTCTGACGCCCTACAATTTCCACCCCATATTCGGTCCGGCGGAAGGTGGTGACGGCAGGCTTCAGATGCCGGGAAATCAACGGAGCCGAAGGCAGGACACTGACATCAAAATCAACCCCGTCCCGCTGCGCTTCGGCGGACACAAAGTGCATCACGTACTGCATGATCGGGTAGAACAGATGGAATAGCTCCCGCGGGTTCTGGTAGCCGATCGCCGTGGGGGCGCCGTCTGCAAACAGCTTGTCGGCGTACTCCGTTTTCGCAAGTGAGGCAAAGTCGTCCCCGCGGCTGAGATACGCTTTTACGCCGGACGGAAACAACGACACGATCAGCTCGCCGTCGGTGATCGTCCAGGCCAGCGGGAACGGCATCGTTTCGCCGATCGACTTCACATAGTAAACCGTTTGCCCGGCGTGCGAAAAATCACTGATCAGCACATGCCGCGGTTTGCGGGTGGAGTTCGGATCGCCGACGGGAATATTCGCCGCGACGAGCTTCTGAAGTTTGACGGCCGTCGACCGCAGTTGCTCTGCGTCGTCAACGGAAACGACCAGCGTGGTCCCGGTGAAGACCAGCCCGCCTTCGCCCGGCGAATTGAACAACCGCCAGCGGTCGCCCAGCGGTTCCAGAATCTCTTTGGAAATATCGAGATCGCCCTTGGTTTTGACTTCGTCAAAGAAATCCGTAAACTCCTCGCCCCAGTCGCTGTCGATGGCGGTCAGCGTGGCGGTGAGTTCGATCAACAATTCCTCCGCACTGGTACGGGCCGCATAGGCAAAGGAGGAATCCGCGGGGATCGCCTGCAGGTCTTTCCGTTCCAAAGGTTCGCCCAGCATCGTCGCCAACAGACCCACCGGTTCGCCATCGAATTCCACTTGCGTCCGTGCGATGCAGTCGGCTCCGTCGAAGCCGGTGGCGGTGGTCAAAGATTTGGCTTTGCCGGCGCCGAGCGCAGCGGCGATCCGGTCCCAGCGTTTTCCCGCAAGACTCGAGCCCAGCTCGTTGGCTTTCTCCGCGTTGAGGTAAAACAGCACCGCCCGGCGGGCGACGCCTGTTCGCTTTTTGGCGGTCGTGAGCCAGGCCGGCTCCGGCGTTTTGCGACTGGCCAACAGGAGTTCGAGCGATTCCTTGCCGGCGGCGGCGATGAAGTAGCCTTCGTGAACGCCCCACAGCGGCGACGGCATGCCCTTGTCCAGCGTGACCTGTTTCCATTCCGTTCCGTCGATGGTGACCGAAGTCGCTTTGGAGCCGAGGGCGAGGTTGATCTTTTCCAGCGCCGTTTCTACGGCCGCTTTCTGCTCGCCCAGGCTAACGATCAGACTGCCGTCCCCTTTGGGGCCTTCCGGTCCGAAGTCGATACCGCCGACCGCGATCGCACCCGGCTGGGTCAGCAGGGCTTTCGCCAGCAGGGGAAGCTGCTCGGCGAACACGCGGCCATTACCGTCGTCGTAGGTTCTGATCAGGGATTTCGCCACCAGCAGATCGATTTTTTTGATGAACTGCTGGATCTCTTCTTCAGCCAGAAAACGCTCGTAATCGTTTTCGCTTTTGGGATCAGGAGCGACCATGCCGGCCCAGTTGAAGTAGACCAGGCACTCGTCCGGCGCCGCCTGCTCGATCGCCGGGTCCATCTTGCCCGGCGGCATCCCCAACGGTAAGCCAATGCCGGCCAGCGACAACAGCATGACCAGGAAACTCTCAATGAATCCACCACCTGCCATGGTAACTCTCCTTGATGGGATCAAGCTTTTGAAGACTGAGTTTTCATCCGTTCTGGTCGCGCGCGTCGTTGCCTGAAACAGGTCCCTGGACCGATTCCACGGACGATCACCACCTGCCCTACATGGCCGCCCGGCGGCCGGGGTGTTTCTGTTCGATGCCGCAGGCGCCGGCGGTCGGCAACATTTTGTCGGGGCTTAGGCGATTCTCGGGATTGAACGCCTGTCGCAGCCGCCGCATGGCGTCGAGGTCGCTGTCGCGGAACATCTTGTTCATAAAGCCGATCTTCTCCACGCCAATGCCGTGCTCGCCCGTCACGCTGCCGCCGCACGCCAGGCACTCTTCCAGAATTTCGTTACTCGCCTGCAGCACCTGGCCGACCTGGGCCGCGTTCCGTTCGTCAAACAGCAGGATCGGATGGATGTTCCCGTCGCCGGCATGGAACACATTGACGATCTGCAGGTCGTACTTTTTGCCAATCTCTTTAATGCGTCGCAGAATCCGGGGCAGCTGCGTACGGGGGACGACGCCGTCTTGCGTGCAATAGCTGGGACTCAAACGGCCGATGGCGCCGAACGCCTGCTTCCTGCTTTTCCACAGCTTTTGCCGCTGGGCCGCGTCGTCGGCCAGGCGGACTTCCCGGGCGCCGCTGGCATTGCAGACCTCGATGATGCGATCCCGCTGCTGGTTCAGGCCGGCTTCCAGCCCGTCGACTTCGATCAGCAGGACCGCTTCGGCGTCGAGCGGGAAGCCAAAGTGATAGGCGGCCTCAATCGCGGCGATAATGCCCTGGTCCATCATCTCCAGCGCGGCGGGAACAATGCCGGCGCCGATGATTTCGCTGATCGCATTCGTGGCGTCCTCGACCGAATCGAACACGCCGAGCATGGTACGATAGCCTTGCGGGTCGCGCGTCAGCCGCACCCAGACTTTCGTGACGATCGCGAGCGTGCCTTCGCTGCCGACAATGGCGCCGATGAGATCGATCCCGACCGGATCTTCGGCCGGCCCGCCCAGCTGGATGATACGTCCGTCGGCCAGCACGGCCTCGATGCCCAGCACGTGGTTGACCGTGACGCCATACTTGAGCGTATGCGGTCCGCCCGAGTTGGTCGCCACGTTGCCGCCAATCGTACAGGCGCCCTGGCTGGAAGGATCGGGAGCATAATGAAAGCCGCTGCCTTTGAGCGCCTGGGTTAGCCAGACGTTGACCACGCCCGGCTCCACCACGGCGTAGCGGTCGCGAAGATTGATCTCCACGATCTGCTTCATCCGGGTGAGGACGATCATGACTCCGCCG is part of the Lignipirellula cremea genome and encodes:
- a CDS encoding sodium/proline symporter; the protein is MKFIVILLYFAVLLLIGALASRRVKTLSDFYVGGKNLGYWVVAFSSRASGESAWLYLGLTGLGAMLGLQAMWVVVGETLGVAIAWFFMARPFKRATDACGAMTVPDYLVSRFADWPRTARFLRYLSAAVLTIFVTIYVSAQIDATGIAFEAFLKSGYFRGALIGFGIVVIYTLSGGFVAVAWSDLFQGLVMLAGLLLLPIAALIVLRSGTNPTPLSAIFFGDLLPHTGDGWLSTATMIGYLAIGLGFLGSPQVFVRFMSIRDEQEILSGRWVAIVFTILTDGGAVLAGMCGRVLVEQIQPGVELFGEGNVLGKSGQLVLPVMVEQLFPAMIVGGYVAAVLAASMSTIDSLLVVASSAVTHDMIESSTTRKPTAGQLNWLSRGVTLALALVALGIAMGVAVLVPGRSVFWFVIFGFYGIAASFCPLTVLALFWPRYNAPGAVASMFTGFLSIPLFKFAVPHLPVVGPCFVRIEEMLPSFLLALAAGVVVTLLTSHKATDDNRPA
- a CDS encoding DUF1552 domain-containing protein, which codes for MPLLPVAARPLHRRHFLRGAGAVLSLPLLEAMTGSLAKADQGKAPKRTVAFCATLGFHGPALYPEQAGRDYQLTPYLEELKDHRNDLTVISGLSHPEQQGNNGHASELTWLTSAQRPGLAGFKNTISIDQLIANQIGLETRFPYLALSSNGRSMSWTSTGVEIPGEGSPSRVFNALFVRGTDAEVAKETRRLTRGRSILDTVNDDAQRLHSTLGQQDRYKLDEYLAAVRDLELRLQQTQGWAKQPKPKVDAEPPTDITNRNDAIGRQKLLSDMIVLALQTDSTRTITFQLSGLNSVPEIPGVQNDWHNLSHHGKDPAKIEELKIVEAAEFAAFGEFLGKLKAVKEYDGNLLDNTAVLFGSNLGNASAHDWHNVPVVLAGGGYRHGAHLAHDPKNNKPLANLFVSLAQRVGVEIDSFGSSDSAGINGLELG
- the zwf gene encoding glucose-6-phosphate dehydrogenase, translated to MSHSIVIFGASGDLTSRKLIPALYSLFAKDRLPEDTRIVGVSRSEFSHEEWRSSLAESTKKFVGSSFSEEAWQKFSQQIFYLAGDINTPADFDKLRDFLDEKESGDDCSRIYYLSTSPRLYSAAIANLGAAGLAKEDCGPRRVIIEKPFGVDRKTAEQLNADIHAVFQEDQVYRIDHYLGKETVQNMFVLRFANTIFEPLWNRNYVDHVQITVAEEVVVGSRAGYYDTAGVLRDMFQNHLLQLLMITAMEAPARFESTMVRDEKVKTLRAIRKLSVEDIARDTLRGQYDGYLQEKGAPPDSTTATYGAIKLHIDNWRWNGVPFYLRSGKAMSCRTTQIVIQFREPPVMMFRQANQRKIDANRLVIQIQPAEGIQLELQSKAPDAGMKLLTTDMELLFDREFDKAMPDAYQRLLLDCFNGDASLFARSDEVELAWGVIDPIQEAWQSGAGPELMTYPTGLWGPEASIDWLDQQGRNWFDVCPVLYSGK
- a CDS encoding FAD-binding oxidoreductase; protein product: MAAASVGIAPQLVEELRQAVGVDGVLSARSDLMVFECDGFVIEKNSPDVVVFPRNTQQVQQIVAACNKHRTPFLPRGAGTSLAGGCLPVGGGVMIVLTRMKQIVEINLRDRYAVVEPGVVNVWLTQALKGSGFHYAPDPSSQGACTIGGNVATNSGGPHTLKYGVTVNHVLGIEAVLADGRIIQLGGPAEDPVGIDLIGAIVGSEGTLAIVTKVWVRLTRDPQGYRTMLGVFDSVEDATNAISEIIGAGIVPAALEMMDQGIIAAIEAAYHFGFPLDAEAVLLIEVDGLEAGLNQQRDRIIEVCNASGAREVRLADDAAQRQKLWKSRKQAFGAIGRLSPSYCTQDGVVPRTQLPRILRRIKEIGKKYDLQIVNVFHAGDGNIHPILLFDERNAAQVGQVLQASNEILEECLACGGSVTGEHGIGVEKIGFMNKMFRDSDLDAMRRLRQAFNPENRLSPDKMLPTAGACGIEQKHPGRRAAM